One window of Nostoc sp. C052 genomic DNA carries:
- a CDS encoding TrkA family potassium uptake protein, with protein MLPSSETNYQPVKDSQTKLDRFLVCGLGSLGQHCVAVLKEYGAIVNAIDQEQPKNLQVSNLSSLLEQLLIGDCRQSSVLEQANISQCRTVILVTGNERVNIEAAFAARLLNPQVRLVVRSDKQNLNELLSQTLGNFIAFEPNQISASGFAVAALGDDNLGYFQLEERQFRVVKRQIKMGDNWGNKWRIHELNTLYRRVLNHANDSSLLPKEFHQWEPEAILYPGDTIIYIEVTEQVKSLKQLATVRKYNWQQLWQEIVLGRAWNNFKHKMAYLSRTFSRYQSLRVAIICGITVLSLWCFGTIIYILNYPGSNIVEAFYAIAILLLGGYGDVFGGVNFKTPPEPAENMPGWLRLFSLALTLTGIAFVGVLYALLTDALLSSRFKFFNSFQPLIPQKDHVVLIGLNRVGQRVATLLQEFKQPLVGISSTALNADFLNKIPLIIDNIADALGKVNLANSKSVVVVTDDDMENLEIALMAYAKSPNTRVIIRTYDQYFRDNVARLFPYAQVICTSAISAEVFAAAAFGENILSLFNFDTQTILVVEYMIEAGDTLNGLILAEIAYGYGVVPILYQSLRRSPVKLMPADHTQLAVGDRLVVLANSNSLQRIERGEMFPRTWQVQVEKVLAQDAIFDGANEISIISGCNIGTARELMHNLPAQLPRALYKQQALLLVRRLSKLRVTARLKSFVEDTD; from the coding sequence ATGCTGCCATCATCAGAAACTAATTATCAGCCTGTTAAAGATTCTCAAACAAAACTAGATCGGTTTTTAGTTTGTGGGCTAGGAAGTTTGGGTCAGCATTGTGTTGCAGTACTGAAAGAGTATGGTGCTATTGTCAATGCTATCGATCAAGAACAACCTAAAAATTTGCAGGTATCAAACTTATCAAGTTTATTAGAACAGTTATTAATCGGAGATTGTCGTCAATCCAGTGTTTTAGAACAGGCAAATATTTCTCAGTGCAGAACTGTTATTTTAGTTACTGGTAATGAACGGGTAAATATAGAAGCTGCTTTTGCTGCGAGGCTTTTAAATCCTCAAGTTCGCTTGGTTGTACGTTCTGACAAACAAAATCTCAATGAGCTTTTAAGTCAGACTCTTGGTAATTTTATTGCCTTTGAGCCGAATCAAATTTCCGCTTCTGGCTTTGCAGTTGCAGCCCTTGGAGATGATAATCTTGGATATTTCCAACTGGAGGAACGCCAATTTCGGGTAGTAAAGCGTCAGATTAAAATGGGTGATAACTGGGGCAATAAATGGCGTATACATGAACTAAATACCTTATATCGTCGGGTATTGAATCATGCTAATGATTCATCTCTCTTGCCTAAAGAATTTCATCAGTGGGAACCAGAAGCGATATTATACCCAGGTGATACGATTATTTATATTGAAGTTACAGAGCAAGTTAAAAGTTTGAAGCAACTTGCTACTGTGCGTAAATATAACTGGCAGCAATTATGGCAAGAAATTGTATTAGGCAGAGCGTGGAATAATTTCAAACATAAAATGGCATATCTCTCGCGAACATTCTCTCGTTATCAGAGTTTGCGGGTGGCAATTATCTGCGGAATTACAGTACTTTCTCTTTGGTGTTTTGGAACAATTATCTATATCTTAAATTATCCTGGAAGTAACATAGTAGAAGCATTTTATGCTATTGCTATCTTACTTTTAGGAGGATATGGAGATGTTTTTGGCGGTGTGAATTTTAAAACACCACCAGAGCCAGCGGAAAATATGCCTGGGTGGTTGCGATTGTTTAGCCTCGCACTAACTTTAACGGGTATAGCTTTTGTTGGGGTTTTATATGCGTTACTAACTGATGCTTTGTTAAGTTCAAGGTTTAAGTTTTTCAATAGTTTTCAGCCATTAATCCCTCAAAAAGACCATGTTGTACTTATTGGATTAAATCGAGTTGGTCAGCGAGTCGCTACTTTATTACAAGAATTCAAGCAGCCTTTGGTAGGTATTAGCAGCACAGCACTAAATGCCGATTTTCTCAACAAAATACCGCTGATTATTGATAATATTGCTGATGCTTTAGGCAAGGTGAATCTCGCTAATAGTAAAAGTGTCGTTGTCGTTACGGATGATGACATGGAGAATCTGGAAATAGCTTTGATGGCATACGCTAAGAGTCCTAACACTCGTGTGATTATTCGGACTTACGACCAATATTTTCGTGATAACGTAGCACGGTTGTTTCCTTATGCTCAAGTTATTTGCACCTCTGCTATTTCAGCAGAAGTATTTGCTGCTGCGGCTTTTGGAGAAAATATTCTTAGCTTGTTCAACTTCGATACTCAAACTATTTTGGTAGTAGAGTACATGATTGAGGCTGGAGATACATTGAATGGATTAATATTGGCTGAGATTGCTTATGGTTATGGAGTTGTGCCAATTTTATACCAAAGCCTCAGGCGATCGCCTGTTAAGTTAATGCCTGCCGATCATACACAACTTGCTGTTGGCGATCGCCTGGTTGTTCTGGCAAATAGCAATAGCCTCCAGCGGATTGAGCGAGGTGAAATGTTTCCTCGAACTTGGCAAGTACAGGTTGAGAAAGTTTTAGCTCAAGATGCTATTTTTGATGGTGCAAATGAAATAAGTATAATATCAGGATGTAACATTGGCACTGCTAGAGAGTTGATGCATAATTTGCCTGCACAGTTACCAAGAGCATTATATAAACAACAAGCTCTGTTACTAGTGCGAAGGCTTAGTAAATTAAGAGTTACAGCCCGGTTGAAATCATTTGTTGAGGATACAGATTGA
- a CDS encoding voltage-gated chloride channel family protein: MKRFRKFEPFIALPHLIKWLPISFVVGIFAGTASAALLASLEWATDWRESHRWIIALLPLGGFLSGWIYHQFGRTVEAGNNLLLEEIHNPKNIIPFRMAPLVLLGTDLTHFFGGSAGREGTALQMGASLADQLTKILHFQGANRRILLTAGISGGFASVFGTPLAGTVFGLEVLAIGKVHYDALFPSLIAAIVGNQVTLLLGLHHTAYRHAPLIPTLTIWGLISAIIAGVIFGMVARFFAKVTHQISHLFKAKISYPPMRPLIGGAIIAIIVGLSGTTKYIGLGIPTIVDSFYNQLPPWDFAAKLGLTALTLGAGFKGGEVTPLFFIGATLGNALSLLLALPAPLLAGMGFVGVFAGAANTPLVSTLMGIELFGLESGIFIAISCVVSYLFSGHSGIYSAQRIGLSKYSAVYLEEGITLANYGRKKVEPKIDLPDGSEEL; this comes from the coding sequence ATGAAACGCTTTCGTAAATTTGAACCGTTTATTGCCTTACCCCACTTAATCAAGTGGTTGCCTATTTCTTTTGTGGTTGGTATTTTTGCTGGAACTGCTTCGGCGGCTCTTTTAGCATCATTGGAATGGGCAACTGATTGGCGGGAATCGCATCGGTGGATTATCGCCTTGCTTCCTCTTGGTGGCTTCTTGAGTGGTTGGATTTATCATCAATTCGGTCGGACTGTAGAAGCTGGAAATAACCTTTTACTTGAAGAGATTCATAACCCCAAAAATATTATTCCCTTTCGTATGGCTCCTTTAGTTTTACTAGGAACAGACCTTACCCATTTTTTTGGTGGTTCAGCCGGTCGTGAAGGTACAGCATTACAAATGGGTGCTTCTTTGGCAGATCAGTTAACTAAAATATTGCATTTTCAAGGGGCTAATCGGCGAATTTTGTTAACAGCAGGTATCAGTGGAGGATTCGCTTCCGTTTTCGGCACTCCCTTAGCTGGAACCGTATTTGGTCTGGAAGTTTTAGCCATTGGTAAAGTTCATTATGACGCTCTTTTTCCTTCTTTAATTGCTGCGATCGTTGGCAATCAAGTAACCTTACTATTAGGTTTACATCATACCGCATACCGACACGCTCCGTTAATACCGACGCTCACAATTTGGGGACTGATTTCTGCCATTATTGCAGGTGTAATCTTTGGAATGGTTGCAAGATTTTTTGCGAAAGTAACTCACCAAATCAGTCACTTGTTTAAAGCAAAGATATCTTATCCTCCAATGCGTCCTTTGATAGGCGGTGCGATCATCGCAATAATCGTTGGATTGAGTGGAACAACCAAGTATATTGGGCTTGGTATTCCAACTATCGTTGATTCCTTCTACAATCAGCTACCTCCTTGGGATTTTGCCGCAAAATTGGGTTTGACTGCTTTAACTCTAGGAGCAGGTTTTAAGGGTGGAGAAGTGACACCTTTGTTTTTTATTGGTGCAACTTTAGGTAATGCTTTATCGTTACTTTTAGCATTACCTGCACCGCTGTTAGCAGGAATGGGATTTGTGGGTGTATTTGCGGGTGCAGCAAATACACCTTTGGTATCTACTTTAATGGGAATTGAACTATTTGGTTTGGAATCGGGAATATTTATTGCTATTAGCTGTGTAGTCAGCTATTTATTTTCAGGACATTCTGGAATTTACTCCGCACAGCGTATTGGGCTAAGTAAATACTCTGCTGTATATTTAGAAGAAGGGATAACTTTGGCAAATTACGGACGAAAAAAAGTTGAGCCAAAAATTGATTTACCTGATGGTAGTGAAGAACTATGA
- the aroF gene encoding 3-deoxy-7-phosphoheptulonate synthase, with protein sequence MIIVMKSGSPEAEINRIDEELTSWGLTPEKIVGQHKVVIGLVGETANLDPLQVQEVSPWIEQVLRVEQPYKRASRQYRHGEASEVVVNTPNGAVVFGEHQPLVVVAGPCSVENEEMIVETARRVKAAGALFLRGGAYKPRTSPYAFQGHGESALDLLAKAREVSGLGIITEVMDAADLDKIAEVADVIQVGARNMQNFSLLKKVGAQPKPVLLKRGMAATIEDWLMAAEYVLASGNPNVILCERGIRTFDRQYTRNTLDLSVVPVLRKLTHLPIMIDPSHGVGWSEFVPSMAMAAIAAGTDSLMIEVHPNPAKALSDGPQSLTPDRFDNLMQELAVIGKAVGRWQQPAVALA encoded by the coding sequence ATGATTATAGTAATGAAAAGTGGTTCCCCAGAGGCGGAAATAAACCGCATTGATGAGGAACTAACTAGCTGGGGGCTAACTCCAGAAAAAATTGTTGGTCAACACAAAGTAGTTATTGGTCTAGTAGGCGAAACCGCCAACTTAGATCCACTACAAGTTCAGGAAGTTAGCCCCTGGATTGAGCAGGTGTTGCGGGTTGAGCAACCTTACAAACGAGCCAGCCGCCAGTACCGCCACGGTGAAGCTTCGGAAGTAGTGGTTAATACTCCCAATGGAGCGGTAGTATTTGGCGAACATCAGCCTTTGGTAGTTGTGGCTGGCCCCTGCTCAGTAGAAAATGAAGAAATGATCGTGGAGACAGCGCGGCGCGTCAAGGCTGCTGGAGCCTTATTTTTGCGCGGAGGGGCATACAAACCCCGGACTTCACCTTACGCCTTCCAAGGACACGGCGAGAGTGCTTTGGATTTGTTGGCAAAGGCGCGGGAAGTCAGCGGACTAGGTATTATTACAGAAGTGATGGATGCTGCTGATCTGGATAAAATAGCAGAAGTAGCTGACGTGATTCAGGTGGGGGCAAGGAATATGCAGAATTTCTCCTTGCTCAAAAAAGTGGGAGCGCAGCCGAAACCAGTTCTTTTGAAGCGGGGAATGGCAGCTACTATTGAAGATTGGTTGATGGCGGCTGAGTATGTTTTGGCATCTGGTAATCCCAATGTAATTTTGTGCGAACGGGGAATACGCACCTTTGACCGGCAGTATACGCGAAATACACTGGATTTATCAGTAGTGCCAGTGTTGCGAAAGCTCACCCACCTGCCAATTATGATTGACCCTAGTCACGGCGTAGGCTGGTCTGAGTTTGTGCCTTCAATGGCAATGGCTGCGATCGCAGCTGGTACAGATTCTCTGATGATAGAGGTTCACCCCAACCCTGCCAAAGCTTTATCTGACGGGCCCCAATCTCTGACACCAGACCGTTTCGATAACTTGATGCAAGAATTAGCAGTCATTGGCAAGGCTGTGGGACGTTGGCAGCAACCAGCAGTCGCTCTGGCTTAA
- a CDS encoding PAM68 family protein, with the protein MSAEESERSRLPFEPNKKRQKPAKTQSKPAAQPQESAKQAEKKARYTKQEMAIPQVVSQRMIRRVAGFCGVPTALGISALVVSYLLAIYSDIKLPPIAVLLVNMGLFGLGVLGITYGVLSASWDEEKVGSLLGFGEFNTNWGRMVEAWRETRQKNS; encoded by the coding sequence ATGTCTGCTGAAGAATCTGAACGCAGTCGCTTGCCCTTTGAACCAAACAAAAAGCGCCAAAAACCCGCAAAAACTCAAAGTAAACCAGCAGCACAGCCACAAGAATCTGCCAAACAGGCTGAGAAAAAAGCGCGTTACACCAAACAAGAGATGGCAATTCCCCAAGTAGTCAGCCAGCGCATGATTCGACGGGTTGCTGGGTTCTGTGGTGTACCAACAGCTTTGGGTATTAGCGCTCTGGTAGTCAGCTATCTGCTTGCTATCTACTCCGACATCAAACTACCTCCCATCGCCGTGTTATTGGTGAATATGGGGTTATTTGGTTTGGGGGTCTTAGGGATAACTTATGGCGTTCTCTCTGCCTCTTGGGATGAAGAAAAAGTCGGGAGTTTGCTGGGTTTTGGTGAATTCAACACCAATTGGGGACGAATGGTGGAAGCTTGGCGCGAAACTCGGCAAAAAAACTCATAA
- the rpsO gene encoding 30S ribosomal protein S15 has translation MALTQLRKQEIISTYQVHETDTGSADVQVAMLTERINRLSEHLQANKKDHSSRRGLLKLIGQRKRLLAYISQESREKYQALIARLGIRG, from the coding sequence ATGGCCCTCACGCAACTGCGGAAACAAGAAATAATTTCCACCTACCAAGTTCACGAAACCGACACTGGCTCGGCCGATGTCCAAGTTGCCATGCTCACTGAGCGCATTAACCGCCTCAGCGAACATCTCCAGGCAAATAAAAAAGACCATTCTTCCCGTCGAGGATTGTTGAAGCTAATTGGTCAACGCAAGCGTCTTCTAGCTTATATATCGCAGGAAAGCCGGGAAAAGTATCAAGCTTTGATTGCTCGTCTGGGTATTCGTGGATAG
- a CDS encoding circadian clock KaiB family protein — translation MNNLTTNKLSTPQLFKGIALFTPGGDLIYCIDPSKQGRWHLHLCSALQEILDLPEPPHFLVPCYTATIDNWLDPRTQQVRTFAEAYPAVIRHQALLNAIFGTGELVWQAAPWQEGLCDRMVLTTYRSSFPQLWEDHDLIVRLDLSEPVPKYHQPVIVQKKEAIAQGYVLRLFVAGHSSTTERILQNLHELLERSLGHPYTLKVIDVLSHPEQAELNQVSATPTLVKVWPHPIRRIVGELDHVEKILQMLAAKETF, via the coding sequence GTGAATAACTTGACGACAAATAAACTATCTACACCCCAGTTGTTTAAAGGCATTGCCCTATTTACACCTGGAGGAGATTTAATTTACTGCATCGACCCTAGCAAGCAGGGTCGATGGCATTTGCATTTGTGTTCGGCTTTGCAAGAAATTCTAGATTTGCCAGAGCCGCCGCATTTTTTAGTGCCTTGTTATACTGCAACTATTGACAACTGGTTAGATCCGCGAACTCAACAAGTGCGAACTTTTGCTGAAGCTTATCCGGCTGTAATTAGACATCAAGCTTTGCTTAATGCCATTTTTGGCACAGGGGAGTTAGTATGGCAAGCAGCTCCTTGGCAAGAGGGGTTGTGCGATCGCATGGTGTTAACAACTTATCGTTCCTCATTCCCGCAGCTTTGGGAAGATCACGATTTAATTGTTCGCCTAGACCTTTCTGAACCTGTGCCAAAATACCACCAACCAGTTATAGTCCAAAAAAAAGAAGCGATCGCACAAGGCTATGTTCTCCGCTTGTTTGTCGCCGGACATAGCAGTACTACTGAACGCATCCTTCAGAATTTACATGAATTATTAGAGCGATCGCTCGGACATCCTTATACTCTAAAGGTGATTGATGTTTTAAGTCATCCAGAACAAGCGGAACTCAATCAAGTTTCTGCAACTCCTACCCTTGTCAAAGTTTGGCCTCACCCAATTCGGCGAATTGTTGGAGAGTTGGATCATGTAGAAAAGATTTTACAAATGCTAGCTGCTAAGGAAACATTTTAA
- a CDS encoding type IV pilus twitching motility protein PilT: MTESQSPLTTNSAPGRNLPPMPPPPPPTPTVSTPRQMTQTLDMSSNPPVAGHRPGSPPPIPTSVRPQNSNAGPTLEKLIREAYDQGYSDLHLGVGEVPRFRSRGEIQSMDYPETDKAAFMNWLREVMSEAEIQRFEEHLEFDGATQYDFARVRINVFGTLRGPAMVLRLIPLKILTMEQLRLPPVFRDICHHHKGLILVTGPTGSGKSTTMAAMVDYINKEMAKHIITIEDPIEFIHQSRKSLVKQREVGMHTRKFDNALKAALREDPDLILVGEMRDKETVNTALKAAQTGHLVMGTLHTNSAVKTIERILNLYSGDEQDAMRVAISESLVAVIAQGLCRTTDGKRAAFHDVLINTEAIKEWIKDGKYDEIGELMKQASFDGMITMNQSLLNLYQDGRITEETALEMSPTPNEMAQFLRGRV; the protein is encoded by the coding sequence ATGACAGAATCACAGTCTCCATTAACTACTAACTCTGCTCCTGGACGTAACCTACCACCAATGCCGCCGCCACCACCGCCAACCCCAACCGTTAGTACGCCGCGGCAGATGACACAAACACTAGATATGTCAAGTAACCCGCCTGTTGCAGGTCATCGTCCGGGTAGTCCACCACCAATACCAACTTCAGTTCGCCCTCAGAACAGTAATGCAGGGCCAACTTTAGAGAAGTTAATTAGGGAAGCTTACGACCAGGGATATTCTGACCTTCACTTAGGAGTAGGTGAAGTACCACGCTTCCGCAGCCGAGGAGAAATTCAATCAATGGATTATCCCGAAACAGATAAAGCAGCTTTTATGAATTGGTTGCGGGAGGTGATGAGTGAGGCGGAAATTCAGCGATTTGAAGAACATTTAGAATTTGACGGAGCAACTCAATATGACTTTGCTCGCGTGCGGATTAATGTTTTTGGTACTCTTAGAGGGCCTGCAATGGTGTTGCGGTTAATTCCGCTGAAAATCTTAACTATGGAACAGTTGAGATTACCTCCAGTTTTTCGGGATATTTGTCATCACCACAAAGGTCTCATTTTGGTAACTGGGCCCACTGGTTCTGGTAAGTCCACCACAATGGCAGCGATGGTTGACTACATCAATAAAGAGATGGCCAAGCATATCATTACCATTGAAGACCCGATAGAATTTATCCATCAAAGCCGCAAGTCTTTAGTCAAACAGCGCGAAGTGGGAATGCATACCCGGAAATTTGACAACGCTTTGAAAGCAGCTTTGCGGGAAGATCCAGATTTGATTCTGGTGGGGGAAATGCGGGATAAGGAAACAGTCAACACCGCCCTAAAAGCCGCTCAAACAGGTCACTTGGTCATGGGAACCCTGCACACTAATAGCGCTGTCAAAACCATTGAGCGGATTCTTAACCTCTACTCTGGTGATGAGCAAGATGCAATGCGGGTGGCAATTTCTGAGTCTTTAGTGGCTGTAATTGCTCAAGGTTTGTGTCGCACAACTGACGGTAAGCGGGCTGCTTTCCATGATGTGCTGATTAATACTGAGGCTATTAAAGAATGGATCAAAGATGGTAAGTATGATGAAATTGGCGAGTTGATGAAACAAGCCAGCTTTGACGGGATGATTACGATGAATCAGTCATTACTCAATCTCTATCAAGACGGTCGCATCACTGAAGAAACTGCTTTAGAAATGTCGCCAACTCCTAACGAAATGGCGCAGTTTCTCCGAGGTCGGGTTTAG
- the wecB gene encoding non-hydrolyzing UDP-N-acetylglucosamine 2-epimerase gives MTNQKRVCIILGTRPEAIKLAPVIQVFQKYSGFELQVILTGQHREMVEQVMQLFNIKSDYNLEIMQVQQSLNDITCRSLQGLEALFKVEKPDLVIVQGDTTTAFAAALAAFYQKIPVGHVEAGLRTDDIFNPYPEEANRRLISQITQLHFAPTPWAVENLHRSGVLGEIHMTGNTVIDALLNVAATQVVCNVPGLDWESYRVLLATVHRRENWGEPLEAIAQGFLQILDKFPDTALLLPLHRNPTVRVPLQELLGNHPRIFLTEPLDYGELVAAIGRSHLLLTDSGGLQEEAPSLGKPVLVLRDTTERPEAVTAGTAKLVGTTSENIFAAASELLSDSDAYEAMANAINPFGDGHAAERILQIVQNYLGISSETST, from the coding sequence ATGACTAATCAAAAACGTGTTTGCATTATCTTAGGTACTCGCCCAGAAGCGATCAAACTAGCTCCGGTGATTCAGGTTTTCCAGAAGTATTCAGGTTTTGAGTTGCAAGTAATTTTAACTGGACAGCATCGGGAAATGGTTGAGCAAGTTATGCAACTGTTTAATATCAAGTCAGATTATAACTTGGAAATTATGCAGGTTCAGCAATCTCTGAATGATATTACTTGCCGTAGTTTACAAGGGTTAGAAGCATTATTTAAGGTGGAAAAGCCAGATTTAGTAATCGTGCAGGGGGATACTACCACGGCTTTTGCGGCAGCTTTGGCAGCTTTTTATCAAAAAATCCCTGTTGGTCATGTAGAAGCAGGGTTAAGGACTGATGATATATTCAATCCTTACCCAGAAGAAGCTAATCGGCGGTTGATTTCTCAAATTACTCAGTTGCACTTTGCGCCGACTCCTTGGGCTGTGGAAAATTTGCACCGTTCTGGTGTTTTGGGTGAAATTCACATGACGGGTAACACGGTAATTGATGCCTTGTTGAATGTCGCAGCAACCCAAGTAGTTTGTAATGTACCAGGTTTAGACTGGGAATCATATCGAGTTCTGTTAGCAACAGTGCATCGCCGGGAGAATTGGGGAGAACCTCTAGAAGCGATCGCTCAGGGCTTTTTACAAATTTTAGACAAGTTTCCTGATACAGCTTTGCTGTTACCATTGCACCGCAATCCCACAGTGCGAGTTCCATTGCAAGAACTTTTAGGGAATCATCCCCGAATTTTCTTGACAGAACCTCTAGATTATGGTGAATTGGTAGCAGCAATTGGGCGATCGCATCTTTTGCTGACTGACTCTGGTGGCTTGCAAGAAGAAGCCCCCAGTTTGGGAAAACCAGTACTGGTTTTGAGAGACACCACCGAAAGGCCGGAGGCTGTGACAGCTGGTACAGCAAAACTTGTAGGCACTACAAGTGAAAACATTTTTGCAGCTGCTAGCGAGTTACTCAGTGACTCAGATGCCTATGAAGCGATGGCAAATGCAATCAATCCCTTTGGGGATGGTCATGCCGCAGAGCGCATTTTGCAGATTGTGCAAAATTACTTGGGTATTTCATCAGAAACATCAACTTAG
- a CDS encoding peptidoglycan-binding domain-containing protein, giving the protein MEYLAYSHMFIAQEEASGNPKYNLPKPQFNWKKLLKSSAWLALAGVGVLLGAVSQIQMSSAAYVKTNGSCLRIRTGPSTNYSYVDCVSNGATLPEIERYENGFARLSTGRYVFARWIGDKPNNPPVTKPGGVGGSVILTPGSKGQLVRDVQTALGNLTVDGIYGQETVSRVRSFQQSKGLLVDGVVGPETRSALGI; this is encoded by the coding sequence ATGGAATATCTTGCTTATTCCCACATGTTTATTGCTCAAGAAGAGGCATCTGGAAACCCTAAGTATAATCTCCCTAAACCTCAATTCAATTGGAAAAAACTACTAAAATCTTCGGCTTGGTTAGCTTTAGCTGGTGTTGGTGTATTACTTGGTGCTGTCAGCCAAATTCAAATGAGTTCGGCTGCTTATGTAAAAACTAACGGCAGTTGTTTACGTATCCGTACAGGCCCAAGTACTAACTACTCTTATGTAGATTGTGTATCAAATGGGGCGACACTTCCAGAAATTGAAAGGTATGAAAACGGTTTTGCTAGGCTTTCTACGGGTAGATACGTTTTTGCCCGATGGATTGGTGATAAACCTAACAACCCTCCTGTGACTAAACCTGGTGGTGTTGGTGGTTCGGTGATTCTTACCCCTGGTTCTAAAGGTCAGCTGGTCAGAGATGTTCAAACAGCTTTAGGTAATCTCACAGTTGATGGAATTTATGGTCAAGAAACTGTTAGCCGAGTCCGAAGCTTTCAGCAAAGTAAAGGTCTACTGGTAGATGGTGTTGTGGGGCCTGAAACTCGATCTGCTCTGGGTATTTAG
- a CDS encoding NADP(H)-dependent aldo-keto reductase, whose product MKYNQLGKSDLKVSEICLGTMTYGQQNTIEEAHEQLDYSIAQGVNFIDAAEMYPVPTSAETYGLTETYIGEWLKRQQREQLIIATKIAGPGRGFKWVRGGAKAIDRDNIKQAVDDSLKRLQTDYIDLYQIHWPDRYVPRFGQTVFDPTQVETTVPIPEQLAVFADVIKAGKIRYLGLSNETPWGVAQFSNAAKQLGLPKVVSIQNAYNLLNRVFDGALAEAVYHEEIGLLAYSPLAFGYLTGKYLNGKPEKARVTLFENFGQRYLKPKVSQAVEAYVEIAKRYQLSPAHLALAFVRSRWFVPSTIIGATTLEQLKENLESVDVVLNKDILEELDIVHAQSPNPAP is encoded by the coding sequence ATGAAGTATAACCAACTTGGCAAAAGTGACTTAAAGGTTTCCGAAATTTGTCTGGGCACAATGACTTATGGACAGCAAAATACTATCGAAGAAGCCCACGAGCAGCTAGATTATTCTATTGCCCAAGGAGTCAATTTTATTGATGCGGCAGAGATGTACCCTGTGCCAACAAGTGCTGAAACTTATGGCTTAACTGAAACTTACATCGGGGAATGGTTAAAACGTCAACAAAGAGAGCAACTTATTATAGCTACTAAAATTGCTGGTCCTGGACGAGGCTTTAAATGGGTACGTGGTGGAGCCAAAGCAATTGATCGTGATAATATCAAACAAGCTGTAGATGATAGTCTAAAAAGATTACAGACCGACTATATCGATCTGTACCAAATTCATTGGCCCGATCGCTATGTGCCAAGATTTGGGCAAACGGTATTCGATCCGACTCAGGTGGAAACAACAGTTCCCATCCCTGAACAGCTAGCAGTTTTTGCCGATGTAATTAAAGCAGGGAAAATTCGCTATCTTGGTTTGAGTAATGAAACGCCTTGGGGAGTCGCCCAATTTAGTAACGCCGCTAAACAATTAGGATTGCCCAAAGTTGTTTCGATTCAAAATGCTTACAACTTGCTAAATCGAGTATTTGATGGAGCCTTAGCAGAAGCAGTTTATCACGAAGAAATTGGCTTACTAGCTTATAGTCCTTTAGCATTTGGCTACTTGACTGGCAAATACCTAAATGGCAAACCAGAGAAAGCAAGAGTCACATTGTTTGAAAATTTTGGTCAGCGCTATTTGAAACCAAAAGTCAGTCAAGCAGTAGAAGCTTATGTGGAAATTGCCAAGCGCTATCAACTCAGTCCAGCACATCTAGCTTTGGCATTCGTGCGGAGTCGTTGGTTTGTGCCTAGCACAATTATTGGTGCTACGACACTAGAACAACTCAAAGAGAATCTGGAAAGTGTGGATGTAGTTCTCAACAAAGACATTTTGGAAGAGTTGGATATAGTTCATGCTCAGTCGCCAAATCCAGCACCATAG